In Octopus bimaculoides isolate UCB-OBI-ISO-001 chromosome 28, ASM119413v2, whole genome shotgun sequence, the following are encoded in one genomic region:
- the LOC106878356 gene encoding zinc finger protein 91 yields the protein MSKELGKSQHSCEICGKPFSTNSKLINHIRVHTGEKPFHCDTCGKSFSQNGALINHRRTHTEERRYHCVTCGKSFSLNSTLDKHIRIHTGERPYHCEICGKSFSENNALTIHKRIHTGEKPFHCDTCGKSFSQKYALTNHKRIHTGERPYYCDICSKAFIQNTHLSRHKRIHTGEKPFHCDTCGKSFSQNNTLTIHKRIHTGEKPFHCDTCGKSFSQTKALTNHKRIHTGEKPYHCDICGKSFSQNSDLSKHKRIHTGEKPFRCDTCGKSFYQSTALGNHIRIHTGERAYHCVICGKSFAQNSELSKHTRIHTGEKPFHCVTCGKSFYQNSALANHIRIHTGERPYHCDICGKAFTENTHLRRHRPIHTGERPYHCGTCGKSFSQNSALTNHKRNHTGERTFHCDTCGKSFFQDSALTNHKRIHTGERPYHCDICGKSFLRSSGLTTHKFIHTGETPYHCDVCGKSFSYKSNLTRHASIHVKVALINHRRTHTGERPYHCITCGKSFSVNNALTTHIRIHTGERPYHCGICGQAFTLNAHLIRHKRIHTEQEGGERRRISDKIYYCEKLQGLGLFVSLREMSKELGKSQHCCEICGKSFSANNQLMKHKRIHTGERPYHCVTCGKSFSQNSQLTTHKRIHTGERPFHCVTCGKSFSQNSQLTTHKRIHTGEKPFHCITCGKSFSVNSTLTTHKRIHTGEKPFHCDTCGKSFSESTGLSKHKLIHTGDKPFHCDICGKSFSANRNLTNHIRVHTGEKSFHCVTCGKSFYQSSALTKHRLIHTGERPYDCDICDKTFTENSNLRRHRRIHTGETPFHCDVCGKSFSVNSTLTTHKRIHTGEKPFHCDTCGKSFSENSALTTHKRIHTQEKPYHCDICGKSFSENSHLSSHKYIHTGERPYHCVTCGKSFSVSSHLTKHKRIHTGERPYHCVFCGQSFSQSCQLTNHKRIHTGERPFHCDICGKSFSVNSTLTTHKQIHTGEKPFHCVTCGKSFSLNSTLTTHKRIHTGEKPFHCDTCGKSFSHRSTLNAHASIHLKE from the exons ATGTCAAAAGAATTGGGAAAATCACAACATAGTTGTGAAATCTGCGGTAAACCATTCTCAACAAATAGTAAGTTAATTAATCACATTcgtgttcatacaggtgagaagccattccactgtgatacctgtggtaaatccttctctcaaaACGGTGCCTTAATTAACCACAGACGAACTCACACTGAAGAGAGGCGATATCACTGtgttacctgtggtaaatcattctctctaaaCAGTACCTtagataaacacatacgtattcatacaggagagagaccatatcactgtgagatctgtggtaaatcattctctgaaaacaatgccttaactattcacaaacgtattcatactggagagaagccatttcactgtgatacctgtggtaaatcattttctcaaaagtATGCCTTAACTAAtcataagcgtattcatacaggagagagaccatactACTGTGATATCTGCAGCAAGGCATTCATTCAGAATACCCACTTAAGccgacacaaacgtattcatactggagagaagccatttcactgtgacacctgtggtaaatcattctctcaaaacaacaccttaactattcacaaacgtattcatactggagagaagccatttcactgtgacacctgtggtaaatcattctctcaaaccaAAGCCTTAactaatcacaaacgtattcatactggagagaaaccatatcactgtgatatctgtggtaaatcattctctcaaaacagtGACTTATctaagcacaaacgtattcatacaggtgaaaagccatttcgctgtgatacctgtggtaaatcattctatcAAAGCACTGCCTTAGGTAAtcacatacgtattcacacaggagagagggCATACCATTGtgttatctgtggtaaatcatttgctcaAAACAGTGAATTATctaaacacacacgtattcatacaggagagaagccatttcactgtgttacatgtggtaaatcattctatcAAAACAGTGCCTTAGCTAAtcacatacgtattcacacaggagagagaccatatcactgtgatatctgtggcaaagcaTTCACTGAAAATACTCACTTAAGAAGACATAGAcctattcacacaggagagagaccatatcattgtggtacatgtggtaaatcattctctcaaaacagtGCCTTAACTAATCACAAACGTAATCATACAGGAGAGAGAACATTCCACTGTGATACCTGCGGCAAATCATTCTTTCAAGACAGTGCCTTAACgaatcacaaacgcattcatacaggtgagagaccatatcactgtgatatctgtggtaaatcatttttgcGAAGTAGTggcttaactacacacaaatttatacacacaggAGAAACACCCtaccactgtgatgtctgtggtaaatcattctcataCAAAAGTAACTTAACTAGACATGCATCTATTCATGTGAAAGT tGCCTTAATTAACCACAGacgtactcacacaggagagagaccGTATCACTGTattacctgtggtaaatcattctcagtaAACAATGCCTtaactacacacatacgtattcatacaggagagagaccatatcactgtggtATTTGTGGCCAGGCATTCACTCTGAATGCCCACTTAATccgtcacaaacgtattcatacag aacaagaaggtGGTGAGAGACGAAGGATAAGCGACAAAATTTATTACTGTGAGAAACTTCAAGGGTTGGGTCTGTTTGTATCCCTAAGAGAAATGTCAAAAGAATTAGGAAAATCACAACATtgttgtgaaatctgtggtaaatcattctctgcaaacAATCAATTAATgaaacataaacgtattcatacaggggagagaccatatcactgtgttacctgtggcaaatcattctctcaaaacagtcaattaactacacacaaacgtattcatacaggagagaggccattTCACTGTGTTacctgtggcaaatcattctctcaaaacagtcaattaactacacacaaacgtattcatacaggagagaagccatttcactgtattacctgtggtaaatcattctctgtgaaCAGtaccttaactacacacaaacgtattcatacaggagagaaaccatttcactgtgatacttgtggtaaatcattctctgaaagcaCTGGCTTATCTAAGcacaaacttattcatacaggtgacaaaccatttcactgtgatatctgcggtaaatcattctctgcaaacAGAAACTTAACTAATCACATTcgtgttcatacaggtgagaagtcatttcactgtgttacctgtggtaaatcattctatcAAAGCAGTGCCTTAACAAAACACAGACTTATTCACACGGGAGAGAgaccatatgactgtgatatctgtgacaaGACATTCACTGAAAATAGTAACTTAAGAAgacacagacgtattcacacaggagagacaccatttcactgtgatgtctgtggtaaatcattctctgtaaacagtaccttaactacacacaaacgtattcatacaggagaaaagccatttcattgtgatacctgtggtaaatcattctctgaaaacagtgccttaactacacacaaacgaaTTCACACacaagagaaaccatatcactgtgatatctgtggtaaatcattctctgaaaatagtCACTTAAGcagtcacaaatatattcatacaggagagagaccgtATCACTGTGTTacgtgtggtaaatcattctctgtaagcagtcacttaactaaacacaaacgtattcatacaggagagaggccatatcaCTGTGTTTTCTGTGGTCAGTCTTTCTCTCAAAGCTGTCAATTAactaatcacaaacgtattcatactggagagaggccatttcactgtgatatctgtggtaaatcgttctctgtaAACAGtaccttaactacacacaaacaaattcatacaggtgagaagcccttTCACTGtgttacctgtggtaaatcattctctctaaatagtaccttaactacacacaaacgaattcatacaggtgagaagccatttcactgtgacacctgtggtaaatcattctctcacagaAGTACCTTAAATGCACATGCATCTATCCATTTGAAAGAGTGA
- the LOC128247000 gene encoding zinc finger protein 665-like produces the protein MSKDLGKSHHCCEICGRSFSVNTNLINHIRVHTGEKPFHCEICGKSFSQNGHLTKHKHIHTGEKPYHCVTCGKSFLVNNALTTHMRIHTGEKPFHCDTCGKSFSQNSALINHRRTHTGERPYHCITCGKSFSVNNALTTHIRIHTGERPYHCGICGQAFTLNAHLIRHKRIHTGEKPYHCDTCGKSFSLNTSLTKHIRIHTGEKPFHCDVCAKSFSGSSDLTTHKRIHTGEKPYHCDICGKSFTGGSELTKHKFIHTGEKPHRCDICGKSFSQTNGLTSHKRTHTGERPYHCDSCGKSFSWRNHLTTHASICQKHVVLQNDKRPG, from the coding sequence ATGTCAAAAGATTTAGGAAAATCACATCAttgctgtgaaatctgtggtagatcattctctGTAAATACAAACTTGATTAATCACAtacgtgttcatacaggtgagaagccctttcactgtgaaatctgtggtaaatcattctctcaaaacggtcacttaactaaacacaaacatattcatacaggagagaaaccatatcactgtgttacctgtggtaaatcattcttagTAAACAATGCCTTAActacacacatgcgtattcatacaggtgaaaagccctttcactgtgatacctgtggtaaatcattctctcaaaacagtGCCTTAATTAACCACAGacgtactcacacaggagagagaccGTATCACTGTattacctgtggtaaatcattctcagtaAACAATGCCTtaactacacacatacgtattcatacaggagagagaccatatcactgtggtATTTGTGGCCAGGCATTCACTCTGAATGCCCACTTAATccgtcacaaacgtattcatacaggtgagaaaccatatcactgtgatacctgtggtaaatcattctctctaaaCACTTCCTTAACTAAGCATAtacgtatccatacaggagagaagccattccaCTGCGATGTATGtgctaaatcattctctggaagtagtgACTTAacaactcacaaacgtattcacacaggagagaaaccatatcactgtgatatctgtggtaaatcattcactggaGGTAGTGAGTTAActaaacacaaatttatacatacaggagaaaaaccacatcgttgtgatatctgtggtaaatcattctctcagacaaatggattaactagtcacaaacgtactcatacaggagagagaccatatcactgcgattcctgtggtaaatcattctcttggaGAAATCACTTAACTACACATGCATCTATTTGTCAGAAACATGTTGTGCTGCAGAATGATAAAAGACCTGGGTGA
- the LOC128247001 gene encoding zinc finger protein 506-like, with amino-acid sequence MSKDLGKSHHCCEICGKSFSQDSELTTHIRIHTGERPFHCDTCGKSFSISGNLNKHIRVHTGQKPFHCDTCGKSFSQTNHLTKHKSIHTGERPYNCDICGKSFSQNSNLTKHKRIHTGEKPYHCDICGKSFSQNSTLTQHKRIHTGEKPYDCDICGSSFSQNSALTQHKLLHTGEKPHHCDVCGKSFSWRSNLTTHASIHMKV; translated from the coding sequence ATGTCAAAAGATTTAGGAAAATCACATCAttgctgtgaaatctgtggtaaatcattctctcaagaCAGTGAATtaactacacacatacgtattcatacaggagaaagaccatttcactgtgatacctgtggtaaatcattctctataaGTGGTAACTTGAATAAACACATTCGTGTTCATACAGGTCAGAAGCCATtccactgtgatacctgtggtaaatcattctctcaaaccaatcacttaactaaacataaaagtattcatacaggagagagaccatataactgtgatatctgtggtaaatccttctctcagAACAgtaacttaactaaacacaaacgtattcatacaggggagaaaccatatcactgtgatatctgtggtaaatccttctctcagAACAGTACCTTAACtcaacataaacgtattcatacaggggagaaaccatatgattgtgatatctgtggttcCTCATTTTCTCAAAATAGTGCCTTAACTCAACACAAATTgctacatacaggagaaaaaccacatcactgtgatgtctgtggcaaGTCGTTCTCTTGGAGAAGTAACTTAACTACACATGCATCTATCCATATGAAAGTCTGA
- the LOC128251053 gene encoding zinc finger protein 470-like, with protein sequence MSKELGKSQHCCEICGKSFSTNSKLVNHIHVHTGEKPFHCDTCGKSFSQKGALINHRRTHTGEKPFHCVTCGKSFSAKTNLTKHKRIHTEVRPHHCDICGKSFFQNSNLTKHIRIHTGEKPFHCVTCGKSFSQAVSLTNHIHIHTGKRPYHCEICGKSFSKNSTLTNHKRIHTGEGAYHCDICGKSFLQSSALTTHKFTHTGERPYHCDICGKAFAENSQFRRHRRIHTGERPHHCDICGKSFSQNTHLTNHKRIHTGERPYHCDFCGKSFLQSSGLATHKFIHTGERPYHCDICGKAFAENSRLRRHKRIHTGEKPFHCDTCGKSFSHNNALTTHKRIHTGEKPYHCDVCDKSFTDNACFTTHKRIHTGERPYHCDFCGKSFSQRSQLTRHASIHVKV encoded by the coding sequence ATGTCAAAAGAATTGGGAAAATCACAACATtgttgtgaaatctgtggtaaatcattctcaacaAATAGTAAGTTAGTTAATCACATTCatgttcatacaggtgagaagcccttTCACTGTgacacctgtggtaaatcattctctcaaaaaggtGCGTTAATTAACCACAGACGaactcacacaggagagaaaccatttcactgtgttacctgtggtaaatcattctctgcaaaaactaacttaactaaacataaacgtattcacactgaAGTGAgaccacatcactgtgatatctgtggtaaatcattctttcaaaacagtaacttaactaaacacatacgtattcatacaggagaaaaaccatttcactgtgttacctgtggtaaatcattctctcaagcGGTTTCCTTAACtaatcacatacatattcacacaggaAAGAGACCATACCACTGTgagatctgtggtaaatcattctctaaaaacAGTACCCTAACtaatcacaaacgcattcatacaggagagggagcataccactgtgatatctgtggtaaatcatttttgcAAAGTAGtgccttaactacacacaaatttacacatacaggagagagaccataccactgtgatatctgtggtaaggcATTCGCTGAAAATTCTCAGTTCAGAAgacacagacgtattcacacaggagagagaccacatcattgtgatatctgtggtaaatcattctctcaaaacacTCACTTAACtaatcacaaacgcattcatacaggagagagaccatatcactgcgatttctgtggtaaatcatttttgcAAAGTAGTGGCTTAgctacacacaaatttatacatacaggagagagaccataccactgtgatatctgtggaaaggCATTCGCTGAAAATTCTCGGTTAAgaagacacaaacgtattcatacaggtgagaagccttttcactgtgatacctgtggtaaatctttttctCACAACAAtgccttaactacacacaaacgtattcacacaggagagaaaccatatcactgtgatgtctgtgataaATCTTTCACTGACAACGCGTGCTTTaccacacacaaacgtattcatacaggagagagaccatatcactgtgatttctgtggtaaatcattctcacagaGAAGTCAGTTAACTAGACATGCATCTATCCATGTAAAAGTGTGA